Proteins from a genomic interval of Schistosoma mansoni strain Puerto Rico chromosome 2, complete genome:
- a CDS encoding putative fyve finger-containing phosphoinositide kinase,fyv1: MKSISESGGYVSFGLPEFENSQRNSGFLKRFVNKLTSRASFHTEDDKNKFQSTKVTQISSDSKNENKLSHNSLSTLDENISDGVSSSSHNQLPGSIRPPERRYWMQDENCKFCFECGTRFTAIRRKHHCRVCGRIFCNQCSNQIVEGTQIGLDGLQRACSYCAETLISTNTNKPEHSLDKNSVRSLNTDNIHGLKKKISLLEKTQRNNTRPKSVPSHVSHLSNLNIRMSTGLLNISNSKASLTSPSYLNRIAVDLASPNNSTSTSSADECRDLFPTFFSATFPNGNNASPSLDSIRQTMHTVESSTFGVIRRTPRISQGLVLNESLNIDIFSAPFKKISSSHSFECLPSSASQSLFNPSSGQDILYLWSRLWTNSPKDLEFSTISISQLTASSTGPLSRVHSHSNENLTQDNSSCKSLQLFRLKNENEEYYCTYGLVLVHWLVNNVPELERCRMKGRLLCQKFMDLGLLTDLQNPNCKQFHDNFTFYKLKQIDSNSRLYDQTNSRRKTVDFTSFYNNFNVNSTSTIDTTYSSILGIHEPNWLLEINSSENESSRSSTPYLIEGFNDFKSKPPGVRPSFEVGKDVSRMRDCSLESLGSTQKWKYTTQPTLNNHQQPIDFSVQLNTSLQMNTNEYICNMTTGDNKNSDLFPGLIFSKRPTHKLMPTVLNNPRILLLDSSISYQRTTSKMTWLESQIMQV, encoded by the exons ATGAAGTCAATAAGCGAGTCTGGTGGGTATGTGTCGTTTGGTCTCCCAGAATTTGAAAACTCTCAAAGAAACAGCGGATTTTTGAAaagatttgtaaataaattgaCCAGTCGTGCCTCCTTTCACACAGAggatgataaaaataagtttCAGTCCACAAAAGTCACCCAGATATCATCTGATAGT aaaaatgaaaataaactgtCCCATAATAGCCTCTCAACATTGGATGAAAACATATCTGACGGAGTGTCTAGTTCTTCACATAATCAATTGCCCGGATCTATTCGACCACCTGAAAGACGCTACTGGATGCAAGATGAAAATTGCAAATTTTGTTTTGAATGCGGTACACGTTTTACTGCCATCCGCCGTAAACATCATTGCCGTGTTTGTGGGAGGATATTTTGTAATCAGTGCAGTAACCAG ATTGTTGAAGGGACGCAAATTGGACTTGATGGTCTTCAACGAGCCTGCAGTTATTGTGCTGAAACACTAATTAGTACTAATACCAATAAACCAGAACATTCGTTGGACAAAAATTCTGTCAGGTCGCTAAATACAGACAATATTCATGgtttgaagaaaaaaataagCTTGCTTGAAAAAACCCAGAGAAACAATACCCGACCAAAGTCTGTTCCATCTCATGTTAGTCATCTTTCCAATCTTAATATACGCATGAGTACTGGTTTGTTGAATATATCCAATTCAAAGGCATCGCTTACTTCACCTTCATATTTGAACAGAATAGCTGTGGATTTAGCTAGCCCAAACAATTCTACTTCTACCAGTTCAGCAGATGAATGCAGAGACTTGTTTCCTACATTTTTCTCAGCAACCTTCCCAAACGGTAATAATGCATCTCCTTCATTGGATTCTATTAGACAAACAATGCACACCGTTGAATCTAGTACATTTGGTGTAATTCGTCGAACACCGCGCATAAGTCAGGGTCTAGTTTTAAATGAATCGTTGAATATAGATATTTTCAGTGCCCCATTCAAAAAAATTTCTTCATCTCATTCGTTTGAATGTTTACCAAGCAGTGCATCGCAGTCATTATTCAATCCATCATCAGGTCAAGATATACTTTATTTGTGGTCAAGGCTTTGGACTAATTCACCAAAGGATCTTGAGTTTTCAACTATCAGTATTTCACAGTTGACTGCATCGTCAACTGGACCATTAAGTCGTGTACATAGCcattcaaatgaaaatttaacGCAAGACAACAGTTCATGCAAATCGTTACAATTATTTAGACTAAAAAACGAAAATGAAGAGTACTACTGTACTTATGGCCTAGTACTAGTTCATTGGTTAGTCAATAATGTACCAGAATTGGAACGTTGTAG AATGAAAGGACGACTGCTCTGCCAAAAATTTATGGACCTTGGTTTACTAACTGATCTACAAAATCCTAACTGTAAACAGTTTCATGACAACTTTACATTTTATAAACTAAAGCag ATTGATTCAAACAGTCGATTATATGATCAAACTAATTCAAGAAGAAAAACTGTGGATTTTACTtcattttataataattttaatgtgAACTCAACTTCTACTATTGATACTACGTATTCAAGTATACTTGGGATTCATGAACCAAATTGGTTATTAGAGATTAATAGTTCTGAGAATGAGAGTTCTAGGTCTTCTACACCTTACTTGATAGAAGGTTTCAATGATTTCAAATCAAAACCACCTGGGG TTCGACCCAGTTTTGAAGTTGGAAAAGATGTTAGTAGAATGCGAGATTGTAGTCTTGAATCTCTTGGTTCAACACAAAAATGGAAATATACAACACAACCAACATTAAATAACCACCAGCAGCCAATTGATTTTTCAGTACAGCTAAATACTAGCTTACAGATGAATACTAATGAATACATATGTAACATGA CTACTGGA GATAACAAAAATTCAGACTTGTTCCCTGGTCTTATTTTCTCTAAACGTCCAACTCACAAACTAATGCCAACTGTTTTAAATAATCCTCGTATACTTCTTTTGGATTCATCTATAAGTTATCAACGTACTACTTCTAAAATGACGTGGTTAGAATCTCAGATCATGCAagtatga